The stretch of DNA TACCGTAGCAAGCACAAAGCTTGGTACTGCTATTCCGAGTACCGCCACCACCATTGCCGCGGTATCGATGAATTTGCGGTGGTACAGTGCTGCCAGCATCCCAAGCAGAATGCCGACAATAATCGATACGATAATGGCGACAAGGCCCAGCTTCAGTGAAGCGGAGAACGTCTGGCTAATAATATGCGATACATCCTGATTCAAGCGTTTCATGGAAACCCCAAAATCACCTTGCACAATATTACCCAAATATTTGAGATACTGCTGGGAGACGGGCTTGTCCAGACCGTACTGTTCATACAGCCGCTGGCGGATTTCATCAGGTATTTTCTTCTCGGATGTGAACGGATCACCCGGAATGGCCTTCATCAGAAAAAAAGTTGCTGAGATCAGCACAAACAGGGAAACCAGCATATAAAAAAACTTATTGGCAACATAGCGTACCATGCCCGTCAACACCTCCTTCGACATTTTTTTCACAACATAATATGATTTTATGCAATTATTGACCAATTGTCCACGATTCTATATTTTGTAATTTATACATAATTTTTACAAATGATAAACATGTAAGAAGAAACGGCTGTACCGTCCTGACAGGGACGGCATCCGTTTCTCGTAAAAATATAAGGCAAAGGATAAGTACGCAACAGATAAGGCTTATATTTCAAAAAAAAAGGGATATATATGGAATTCCACATATATATCCCGAAGTGCATGATCTACTCCAGATATTTAATCATTCAATTAAATATACTTACTGAAGCTTAAAGCAATTCTTCAATCTTAGTGCTCGAGCAGGTAAGCGTGAGTCAGGTCAACAGCTCCGCTGAAGTCATGTGTAATGCCTTTTAGGTAAGGCTTAATCAGCGTGTTGTTAGTGTAGTAGTAAATCGGAATCAGGATCATGTCGTCCTGAATGATCATTTTCTCAGCAGCAGCAAATTTCTCTTGACGAACTGCCAAATCGTCCGTTGCTTTCGCGTCGGCAATCAGCTTGTCGTATTCAGGGTTGGCATATCCGGTGTCATTGTTGCCGCCTTTGGTTACCCACATGTCGAGGAAGGTCATCGGATCATTGTAGTCCGCTGTCCAGCCTGCGCGGGCAACTTGGAAGTTCTGATGTTGACGGTTTTCGATAAATGTGGCCCATTCTTGGTTTTCCAGCTTCACGTCAATGCCCAGAGCGTTCTTCCACATATCAGCAATTGCCAGGGCAATCTTCTTGTGGCCTTCACTCGTGTTGTACGACAAAGTGAAAGCAGGCAATTTAGTCAGGCCTTCTTCTTGTAGACCTTCAGCCAGCAATGTCTTAGCTTGTGCATCATCTTCAGTAAAGTAGCTATCTTTAATAGCCGTACGGTATTCGCCGTCAGCGCCGGCAATGCCCGGAGGAACGTAGCCGAATGCCGGCAGCTGTCCGCCCAGCGTAACCTTATCAATCAGGATTTGACGGTCGATCGTCATCGCAAGAGCTTTACGGATTTTAACGTTGTTAAAAGGCTTCTCGGTTACGTTGAACTCGTAATAGTACACACTTGCAATACCTTTTCTCTGGAACTCATCCGGATATTTTTGCTGTACAATCGGAAGCTGCTCGGTAGGAATTTCACCGTTAGGAGCGCCTGCATAGTCAAGCTGGCCGCTCTCGTAAGCGGAAAGCTCGGTAGCGCTGCTGTTCACGAGCGAGAAGTCGATTTTGCTAAGTTTAATGGAATCTTTATCCCAGTAGTTTTCGTTCTTCGTTACTTGCAGAGTTTGTCCAGTCGTCCACTCGGTCAGGGTGAAAGGACCGTTAACAACCATTGTGTCTTTGTTAGTTGCCCATTTTGCATTGCCTTCAACCGATTTGTGAACCGGATAGTAAGTATAGAAGGACAGAAGTCCAAGGAAGTAAGGAGTAGGTGCTGCCAGTGTTACTTCCAGCGTCTTGTCGTCAACTGCTTTGACGCCAACTTGGTTGAAGTCGGTAATTTTCTTGTCATAATATTCTTGCGCGTTCTTCAGGTAGTACAATTGGTATGCATAAGGTGCTGCCTCTGCAGCGGCTGGATCAAGGACCCGTTTCCAAGCGCGAACGAAGTCGCCGGAAGTTACAGGGTCGCCATTGCTCCATTTAGCGTCGCGCAGATGGAACGTATATACTAAACCGTCAGCGGATACATCCCATTTCTCGGCGATGCCCTGCTCGGCTTGTCCAGTTTCGTCATTCATGCGAGTCAGACCTTCGTACATGGTCTTCAGGACCGTGTTAGCCTGGCTGTCTTGCGCAAGAGCCGGATCGAATGTCGGAGGTTCGGCACTCAGGTTAATTTTAAGCGTTTGATCAGCGGCAAGCTTCTCGCCCGATGCGCTTCCATCAGTTGCGGCCGGCGTGTTGCCTTCGGCGTTGCCAGTGTTCGTGGCAGCATTATTGCCACCGCCGCATCCTGCAAGCACAGTTCCGATAACAAGAACGAGTGCGAACAGGAGTAAAAGACTTTTGCTCTTCTTCATCTAGCAGTTCCCCCTAAATAGAATGTGGTATATGGTTTATGATTATACAACCAGTGGTCAAAAAAATCCAGAGGAATGTACTCGTAAATAAACTTTTTTCATTTTTTTAAAAATTATGTGACAATCTTATTCTATTCATGTTAGATTTTATGACATTACCTGCAAGATATATTTGATCATTCCGACAACCATGAACAGCACATAGCCTGTCCCCATGAATAAAAAGCCAAGCCTCCAGACCGCCCTCAGCAATCTTTTCCCATCCACCTTTCCCTTCAGACGATTCTGTGCACCGCCGATCAATCCGGCCGCAATCAGCACAAGCAGCAGAATCAGATAGAATCCGAAGCCCGAATGAAAAATGATATTGAACAGCGCGGATACGGAGAACAGCAGAAAAACAGTCGTCACATCCATAGCCAGCTGAAGAGCCGGCTTCTTGTCCCGCCCCATAGCAACAGAGATAAAATAGACGAGCAAAAAAGGCAGCACAGGCAATATGCTTAATACGATCAGCGAATTGCGGAGCCATTCCAAGCGGCTTCACCTCTCCTTTACAATCATGCCCTCCACCATCCTGATGATCCATCGGTGCGCGGGAACATCTATGCCCGATTGTTTCGCCAACTCCACAAGACTGCCGTTAATCCAGCCGATTTCCGTCTCCCTAGAGGCCAAAACGTCTGCCAGCATGGAGGACAGATTGCCGGATGTCGCGCGGCATACCTCCAGGATGTCATCCCATAAGCTGAATTCGCAGGCAATTCCGCAGGCATCATAGACGGAAACCGCTTCCTCATAAAGCTCTCTCATCATACTCAGGCGCAGATCCGAGGAGAGCAGTTCGCCGTTCGGAATACGCCATACGGCGGTCAGCGGATTAATTACGGCATTAATCAGAAGCTTCCGGAAAATCGCGGTATCCACTTGATTCGACAAAGTTACGGGAAATCCTGCTAACACCAGCGCCTTCGCCAATGAAGCTGCAATATTATTCTGCACGGTCCCGCTCTCCCCCCACAAACCGATGACAGTCTGCCCCGTCCCGGCGTGAACGACACGGACTTGAGACTCCCGCTTGGCTCCCTCCGTCGTTACGGCGGCATACAGATGGGCCGCGGGCAGCAGCTCCCGAAGCAGTTCCATATGTCCCCAGCCGTTCTGAAGGCACAGAAGATTCAGTTCACTTTGCCGAAGCGGAGCAAGGAGTTCCGGCAGCATCTTGTGCAGCGGCCCTTGTTTGACCGTTAGCACAAGCCAGTCTCCGGGCTTCTCCGGATAGAGCCGGGAGAACTCGCTCATAGGCAGTGCTTCAATCTCGCTGCCTGGGACCAGAATCGGCTCCCGTCCGTCTTCATAGCTTACCGTAATGCCGTCTTCCGAAAGCGCCGCACACTGTTCTTCGCTTCTGCACCACAGCCGGACTCTGCTTCCGGCGAAGATCAGCTTTCCCGCCAGCAGAAGTCCGAGCGAGCCCGCGCCAATAATATCGATTCTCAAAGCTCTATCCACCGTCCATCCATCATTTAATTATAAGTTTCCGGAGTCTATTACAAAAGCATCTGAGTAAGCTTTGAAACCACGGCCCCATTTTGTGGGGTTACTTGTCTAGTATATCGGACGGCGGACAAAAGGAAAATCCCGCCAACGCGGCATCTCTTAAAGCCGCAGACGGGATTTCGTAAGTATTACTCTCCTTCATTCGATTCGTTCCAGGTTGCCGTTAGCGTCCATCTTGAAACGGTTCTTGATCTCTTCTTCCTCTTCGCTTAAGAATGCGAGCCTGCGGGCGCGGTCCATGATCTGAATGAGCGCCTTGTAGTCGTCGTTAACCACACGATAATCGCTTTGGGCTGTATTCACTTCTTTGGACAATCTCTCATTCTCGGCTCGAAGTTCGGACAGCTCCTCCTCCTTATCGCGAAGATCCCTTTCCAGCATTTTTAGCTGACGGCCCGCCTCCTGATAAGTGCCCTTCCACTGTCTTAGAAACCGGATAACGGCGTCGATGGACAAGGAGTTCTCGGCTCCTTCACTTCCGTAAACCTCATCACCGTCACCGATAATGAAGCCGGCTACCTGCGCGCCTCTGGACGAGGTTTGTTTTTTCAGATAGCTCCTTTTCTGGCGCTGGCCTTTCGCAATAGAAATCGCTTCCTCGTAACTTTTGCGCACACTGCTGTTCCAGCGAAATCCGCAGGCCGCCGATGTCCTGCCGATTCTTTCGCCCACTTCTTCAAATGCGGCAAGCTGTGTACTGCCTTCCCGGATATGGCGCAATGTAACCTCCGCCAAAATGAGATCGTCTTCCTCACTCCAGGCATCCTGTCTAATGGCTGTCATAAAGCCAAACCTCCTAGTAACATCTTGAAATAACCATCTTCATAACCGGCGGTCCCGCCAGCAAGTGAATGGGGATAAAAGCTGCTTACTCCATTCCTATGCCTCTCATAGAGTTCATAGAATCTATTTGATACTCTTTTGTATTTCCATTTTGACTTCCACTCATACGCAGTTCGTGAAAATAGCACTTTCAGCATTTTTCCCCACCGTCAATCATATAGATCATATTCCCTGGGAAATCACCCTATTTTTCCATTGTATTCGTTTACACTATTTTGTTCACCAGGTATAATAAATATAGGTTTATCCGTTCGTTCCAACCTAAGAAGGGGGATGGTAAAGTGGCTCGGATGTTTCGGGTACTGGGATTTTTCACGCTGACCATCGGTCTGATGGCTTTTGCTGGAGATATGGTCGAAATGGCCCTGCTGTTCTTTTTACAGACCGCATTTTTCGTGATCATGGGATATATGAAGTTCACCGAAAAAACCTATATCCTCCTGTTCTGGGGCTATATGATCGTCACTTTTACAGGATTCAGCTACTGGACAATCTTCGAGATGGGCCTTCCCTTGTGAGCCCTGGATAAAGCCTTTGAGCAACATCGAAATCAAAGCCCCACGCGCTGTGGGGTTATTTTGTGTGCCTTGTTATAGGCTGCCGGCCTGAAAAGGGGTATGATATTTTTACAGGATCGAACATATCATACCTAGCATAAGCTAAGTCTTCCAAGGAGGTGAGGGCGGTGCTCTTCCGCAAACGACTGGCTGCTTTCCTGTTCATACTGCTCTGCTGCTTGCTGCTGCTGATTCCGACAGCGCCTTATTCGTCCGCCAATCCGGAACAAAGTACATTAGCCGCCGCTCCTTCCGCATCCCGTCCCTCTTCCATGCCGTCTTTTCCGGATAATGAAGAAGCCCGCAGGCTGATGCAGCAAACGCTGTCCGCGGCTGAAATCGAAAAGGAAATTGAACGCATCGGCGCCGAGCAGCACGCACTTGAACAAAAGACAGCCGCATTGAGCAGTCAGGCCGCCAAGAAAAAGTCCGATATCTCGGAAAAAGAAAAACGGGCCGGCGCCGTTGTGCGCGCTTACTATACAGGGGATAGGGACCCGCTGCTGACCGCCCTGCTGTCCGCAAAGACTCTTAGCAAATGGTTCATTATGCTCGATTACTATGAAATGATAATGGGTCATGACAAGGAAATACTGGCGGAGTATGAGAAAGAGTATAAAGATCTGCGGACCACGCTGGCTGCGGCGGAACGCTCTTCGCTGGAGTTGGCGGAACTGAGAAGCGCTTTGGAGGAACAGAAGCAGCGGGTTGAAGCTTTGCATAAGGATATTGATGGCACCATTCAGAGCAGCGGAAATCCGGAGAGCATGGCGGCCCTTCTGGAAGAATTTACAGCGTATTGGCAAAATATCGGAATCCATGAAGTCAAGACTTATTTTAAGGCGCTGTCCGCGGCGATGAATCATCTGCCGCAGTTCGTCGAGAGCCGTGACGGCGTTCTGACGCGCCGGGGGATGACTTACGAATTGAATTTGAAAGAAGCGGATTTGAACGAATTTTTGCATTCCGAGAACAAGCTGTTCGACAATTTTGCTTTTACGTTCGAGAACGGTTCGGTTATCGCCTCCGGCAAGAGCGGGGACTTGTCTCTTCGTCTGCAGGGGCATTACACCATACAGGAAGAGCCAATGAACGGGCTGATGTTTCATGTGGACAGCATCATCTTCAATAGCCTTGAACTGCCCGATACGACGCGCAAATCACTGGAAGAGGAGTTTGACCTTGGCTTCTATCCGTCTAAGATCGTCTCTTTCCTTCATGCCTCTGAAGTGGACAGCAAGGATGGCGTGCTTCATGTGAAGCTTACGCTGTCGTTCTAAGGTTAATACGCCCATTCAGGGCCCATTCTCCTCTCCCTCAGGGGAATTCGAGAGCGCTTCGATATATCCCGCCGCATCCAGCTTGCCGGTCAGCAGCAAACCCGCCGCTGACGTTATTTCGCTCCAGCCGGCCTGAGGCTCTCCGGCTAGGCCGCCTCCACCCGTCAGCAGGCTTACGGTGTCAAAGGGAAGACTATCTCCGCCCGGCAGCCCGCCCCGGTACAGTTCTTCCGCCGCCGGCAGCCGCCCGGTGCTCGCCAGCCAATCCAGCTGCGATCTCGCCGATGTTATATACGACAGCCAGTCGGCCGCCGCCTCCGGGCTTCGGGTCTGCGCCGAGAGGGCGAAGCTGCGGCAGTACAGCATCTCCTCTCCGGCCGGGTCTCCCATCCATGGCGCCTCCGCTACCAGATCGCCTCCTCTGCTCTCCTGCCATTCGGAAAGCGGAAGCACGGCTGCGGCGATCTTCCCCTCCCGAAGCATATTCCAGACTCCATTGTCCTGTCCGTCCGTCAGATAGATGGAGCTGCGCGCCTGCCCGATCCAGTCAAGCGCCTCTCGGCTCCCCGGAAACTGGGAGCTGCCCACGCTTTCCAGAAAGGCGGACACACCGTAAGGGCTGCCCGCATCCATTGCCAGCACGTATGTACCCGGCTTCTTGAGGCTTTGTTCAAGCAGCCGGGTCCACTGGTCAAGAGTTCTCGGCAGCGCCTCAGCTCCGAGCTCCTTCATCACCTTTGGCGAATAGACAAAGATATATGGATCAACATCCAGCGGCATGCCCCAGGCATAGCCGTTCCATTGCAGCAGCGGCAGCAGCGGGGTTAGCGGCGTACCCCCGGGCGAGCTCCGGTATACGTCAACGGGCAGCAAATATCCCTGCTGCGCAAGTTCCCTGATATGATGTGCTTCTGTCATCACAATATCGGGGCTGTTCCCGATCGTCAGCTCATTCATCAAAGCGTCGTCTCCGGCTGCTTCTCCAAGATTGTTCAGCTCTACCGTCACTCCGCTGGATAATTCGAAATTGCTGCTTATATTTTGCAGTTCACGGAACTCCTTATAGCTCAGCGACACCGATATCCGAAGATGTGCCGGCTCGCCCTTTTGCCGGAGAGAGGAGCTCTGCGATTGCGATTGATACTCGTTCATGAGAGGAGGGTCATCCGTTTGGTTCAGGTCCATACTGGGAGATAAGCTCGTCAGCGACAGCAGCAAAATAGCAAACAGCAGCCAGTAATTTTTGCGTTTCAGCATTTTCTCCTCCTTGTCCGTTTCGGGGCCATCTCCCTATTTTACCAGTCTGCGGCGCATTTGTCTGCCCACTGATGATAACGCTTTCTTTGTATTCTGCACACAGCAGGGGCCGGAAGTTTCCTCCCGGCCCCTGCGTGTAATTTTGATAGGAACGTTTCTACAGCAAATCAGCCGCCAGTTGAGCCAGGCGGGAACGTTCACCTTTTTCGAGCGTAATGTGACCGCTGATCCCCTGTTGTTTGAACTTTTCCACAATATAGCTGAGCCCATTGCTTGCGGCATCGAGATAAGGGTGGTCGATCTGCTCAGGGTCACCCATTAATATGACCTTGCTGCCCTCGCCCGCTCTGGAGACGATCGTCTTTACTTCGTGGCGCGACAGATTTTGCGCTTCGTCGATGATGATGAATTGTCCCGGAATGGAGCGGCCGCGAATATAGGTCAGCGCCTCAACCTGAATGCTGCCGAGACCCATCAGAATTTTGTCGATGTCGCCGGCTTTCTTCGTGTCGAACAGGAACTCCAAATTATCGTATATCGGCTGCATCCACGGACGGAGCTTTTCGTCTTTTTCACCAGGCAGATAACCGATATCCTTGCCCATCGGAACGACAGGCCGGGCGATCAGGAGCTTCTTGTATTTATGCTCATCCTCAACCTTGAACAGTCCGGCAGCAAGAGCCATGAGCGTCTTGCCCGTCCCCGCTTTGCCGGTGATGGTGACAAGCGGAATTTCTTCGTTAAGCAGCAGTTCGAGTGCCATCCGCTGCTGCGCATTGCGGGCGCTGATTCCCCATACGGGATCGTTGCCGAGATAGAGCGGCTCCAGACGACTGGCGTCGCCGCTTACCTTGAGCAGTGCCGATTTGCCGCTGCCGATCTCATCCTTCAGGATAATGAATTCATGGGGATACAGCGGATAGGACAACTGCAGCTGCTTGACGGAAAGGGAGCGGTTGCTGTAATACTCGTCAATCAGCGCCGGATGAACAGGCAGTGTCTGGTACCCGGCGTACAGTTCATTTAAGTCGCCTGTGCGGTCGGATAAATAGTCCTCCGGCGTAATGCCGAGCACATCGGCCTTGATGCGGACCAGAACATCTTTGCTTACGAGCACGACGGGCCGGGGATCGGCCTTCTCGTTCTCCTCTTGCAAATAATTAAGCGCCACAGCCAAAATCCGATTGTCAGTGGATACCTCGCCGAACATCTCCTGCACCTTGATGAAGCTGCGGTGATTCAGTTCGACCTTCAACTTGCCCCCGTGCTCAAGCTCCACGCCGCTGTGCAGATGACCCCGCTCGCGAAGTCCATCAAGCAGGCGGGACACCGTACGGGCATTGCGTCCGATTTCATCGGCGTTCCGTTTCTTATTATCGATCTCTTCCAGCACCACGGCAGGAATGATTACTTCATTCTCTTTAAACGAAAAAATCGAATTGGGGTCGTGAAGCAGTACATTGGTATCCAGTACAAAGATCTTTTTCATGTTATCCCCTCCACAGCGCCTGGTTTGTCTTAAAGATACATAACTCTTTTCGCCGCTGGCAAAGATAAAACCAGAGTTCATCTTGGACGAAAGGAGCAAGCATCTATGAGAAAATCAATTTGTCTGTTGCTGGTCCTTCTACTGCTGCTGACAAGCTGCGGTATGGTTAAAAAAGAGTCATCACCCTCTCCTCAGGATAAACAATCGGCAGTGCATGGCGCGAATAACGGGGATCGCGGGGTAAGACCGCTGGCCGATGAAGGAACGGCCGTTGTCTCCCCAAGAGACACTGAGCTAAAAGACCATCTGGAACAGCTGGCCAAAAGAGTGCCTGGCGTCAATGGAGCGCACTGTGTCGTAATGGGCAACACCGCGGTTGTCGGCATCGACGTGGACGGGTCGCTCAGCCGCTCCAGAGTGGGAACAGTCAAATACTCGGTCGCCGAGGCTTTTCGCAAAGACCACAGAGGCATTAACGCGCTCGTGACCGCGGATATCGACATGTCTTCACGGATTGCCGAGCTGAGCCGTCACTTCCGCCAAGGCCGCCCTGTCTCCGGCTTTGCCGCCGAAATGGCCGATATCATCGGGCGGATCATTCCGCAGGCTCCCGAAGATACGACACCTCGAGGCCAGCAATAACCTTTATATCGGCAGTCTTGCGCACAGATTCAATGGTCCAAAGGTCAAAAAAAGCCCAGTGAACTCTCACTAGGCTTTTTGCATTGCGGCAAATACTTGTCCATCCAGCTTCTCCGCCGCACGCTGATCGTATGCTTTGGCATATTTTGGGGCAGATTCCAACTGTGCGCCATAAAAAAGTGCATTTCGCACCGCCAAAATTTGCACATCGAAGCAGCACATCTCGAACGGAACATCTGGAAGCGGATCAACCTTAACGACGGAACTGCCATTAATGGCATGAACCGTTCCTTCCCCAAAGACGGTCAGGGTTACCAGGGGATTCTCCTTCATGTTTCTGACCAGCCTCGAACGGTGATCAATCGCCAGTCTGAGCGTGGAAGAATCTACTGCATAGACCCAAGAAATAACCGTGGACGTAGGGCCGCCGCTTTCCGCATCAACGGTATTAAGCAGCACAAATGTTTCGTTCTGCAGCAACTTCAGCAGGGATTCGGTAAGCTGGGCAGCGGATTCGGACATGTTGACAGGCCCCCTTGTGCAGCATGTTAGAACTTAATTAATTATATTATAACATATGCCCAAACTTGCATTCAATTTGGGAAAGTCGGGGCTTGTTGGATGCCGCCGCGCATCTATGGAGCTGCGGACGCCGCCGGGGCGGCTCCTCCCAGTCGGTCCTTTAGGCTCTGCTTCGCAGCGTCAAGAGCTTCTTCGTTAATATATACATAAGGGCTGCGCCAGGTGCCGGTTACCGGCTTAAACTCCACGTTATCCTTGGACATTTTCCAATACGCCGCGATCATATTCTTAATCTGATCCTTCTCGATGTCGGTCTCCATATTATCGTTGATCGCATCCAGCACTCCGCCGATTTTTACAGCTCCCCCCAGCGACTGCACCTGATCCATGAGCGAATGCAGCACCTCGCTTTGGCGCCGGTTGCGGTCGAAATCATCGGAGGCGTTCGTCTTCGGTTTACAGTTGGATTTGCGGTAGCGGACATAATCAAGCGCTTCGTCGCCATCCAATTTGGCCGGACCCTTTTTCAGATTGATGTCGGTGCCGTCCACACTGTCCGTATAGCACATATCCTCGCTGATATCGACCTTCACGCCGCCAAGCTCGTCTACTGCCTCACGGAAGCCTTGAAAATTAAGCACAGTTACGTAGTCGATGTTAACTCCCAGATATTTGCCCATCATCGTCTTCATTTCATCCTCCGCTGAGATGCCGGAGGTGTCTTCCTTGTTCTTGAAGCGGGTGTAATACTCATTGATTTTCGTCCTCTTGTAGCCGTCCAGCTCCATATAGGTATCACGGGGAAGCGACACGATGGTTGCCGATTCCGTTTGGGGATTGAGCGCAACAACCATAATGACATCCGTCAGATACGATTTATGCTTCGGCCGGTAATCCGTACCGAGCAGCAGCACCGTCAGAGGCTTGACTTTGGCCGAGTTTGCAGCGGCTACCGGTTTGTCGACACCCGTATCCAGCACACCGCTGTCCAGCTTGTAGTACAAATACAAGAAGTAGCCGACCACGACGAGCGCCGACAGCAACAAGAGAATCAGCAGCATTCTTCCAAGCCTGGCCAAAAAGCCCGGTTTCTTTTTCTTTTTGCGGACCGCAGGTTTGGAAGACGGCCCTGTGTGCCTGCTGACACCGCTCCGCTGATCTCTGGATCTTGGAGGCAAACTGCCATTCTTAGTACTCATAATGAATTTAAGTCCTTTTCTTTTTTGAGAATTAGTGAATACCAATATACATAATAGACGTTTTTATCACTTAAAGGTTGCGTTCTACTGCCTCTTTGCAGATTCGGCCGCCGCCTTGCGCTTCTGCCTTGCCTCGACGAAATAACGGACCCGGACGAGCAGCATCAAGCCGACGGCGACGAGCAGACACTGAATGATCGGCAGCTTATCATGCTGAAAAATAAGCAGGATACCCGAACCGAGGGCCATCATCGCATAGAGCACAACTTCCTTCAGCAGGGGCAGTTTCTGATTCACCCGAAATACCCGGTTGTACACGTAAGTAAGCAGAACAAAGATAATGACATAGGCAATCAAAGGGTGCGCGGCAAACCAAATTTGCAAGGGTCGTCACTCCTTCCGGGTTATGGATACTACATCCATTATATCATCGAAAGAGGCTTAACCACCTTAAAACTTCCGATTCGCCGCATGATTTCCCCTTATTCATCTTTATCGGCAAAATGTTATTCCGCCTGTATCGCATATGTCCGGAAAACGTAAATCAGCCGCCGAAATAAGATTCCGGCGGCTGATTCTTTTATCTGAGAGTGCCTTTGATTACATATTGGCTTCGGCCATTTTACGATGCTTCTCCGCACGCTCGCGTTCGCTCTTGTTCAGAATTTTCTTGCGCAGGCGAACGGATTTCGGCGTAATTTCGCAATATTCGTCATCGTTCAAATATTCAAGCGCCTGCTCCAGCGAGAACAGGAGCGGAGTCTTGAGCTTGACAGTTTCGTCCTTCGTCGCGGAACGAACGTTGGTCAATGCTTTTTCCTTGCAGATATTCACGACGATATCGTTGTCGCGCGTATGCTCGCCCACGATCATCCCTTCGTAAATGTCGGTGCCCGGCTCCAGGAACAGCGTACCGCGGTCTTCCACGCCCATCATGCCGTAGAAGGTGGAAGTTCCGGTCTCAGTCGAGACGAGCACGCCTTGGTGGCGCCCGCCCACCTGGCCGCCGATCAGCGGTGCGTAGCTGTCGAACGCATGGTTCATAACGCCGTAGCCGCGCGTCAGTGTCAGGAAATGCGTGTTGTAGCCGATCAGGCCGCGCGCCGGAATCAGGAATTCCAGACGGACCTGGCCGTTGCCGTTGTTGATCATATTAACCATTTCGGCCTTACGGGTGCCCAGACTCTCCATAACGGAGCCCATGCTGTCTTCCGGCACGTCAATGAGAAGTCGCTCGAGCGGCTCCATTTTGGCGCCGTCGATTTCCTTGACGATAACCTCAGGCTTGGAAACCTGCATTTCGTATCCTTCGCGGCGCATATTCTCGATCAGAATACCGAGATGCAGCTCGCCGCGGCCGGATACGATAAAGGCGTCCGGACTGTCGGTTTCATCTACGCGCAGGGAAACGTCCGTCTCAAGCTCTTTGAACAGACGCTCGCGCAGTTTGCGGGAAGTTACCCATTTGCCTTCCTTACCGGCGAACGGAGAATTGTTGACCAGGAAGGTCATCTGCATCGTCGGCTCGTCGATCTTCAGAACAGGCAGCGCTTCAGGAT from Paenibacillus sophorae encodes:
- a CDS encoding extracellular solute-binding protein gives rise to the protein MLKRKNYWLLFAILLLSLTSLSPSMDLNQTDDPPLMNEYQSQSQSSSLRQKGEPAHLRISVSLSYKEFRELQNISSNFELSSGVTVELNNLGEAAGDDALMNELTIGNSPDIVMTEAHHIRELAQQGYLLPVDVYRSSPGGTPLTPLLPLLQWNGYAWGMPLDVDPYIFVYSPKVMKELGAEALPRTLDQWTRLLEQSLKKPGTYVLAMDAGSPYGVSAFLESVGSSQFPGSREALDWIGQARSSIYLTDGQDNGVWNMLREGKIAAAVLPLSEWQESRGGDLVAEAPWMGDPAGEEMLYCRSFALSAQTRSPEAAADWLSYITSARSQLDWLASTGRLPAAEELYRGGLPGGDSLPFDTVSLLTGGGGLAGEPQAGWSEITSAAGLLLTGKLDAAGYIEALSNSPEGEENGP
- a CDS encoding ketopantoate reductase family protein, which gives rise to MRIDIIGAGSLGLLLAGKLIFAGSRVRLWCRSEEQCAALSEDGITVSYEDGREPILVPGSEIEALPMSEFSRLYPEKPGDWLVLTVKQGPLHKMLPELLAPLRQSELNLLCLQNGWGHMELLRELLPAAHLYAAVTTEGAKRESQVRVVHAGTGQTVIGLWGESGTVQNNIAASLAKALVLAGFPVTLSNQVDTAIFRKLLINAVINPLTAVWRIPNGELLSSDLRLSMMRELYEEAVSVYDACGIACEFSLWDDILEVCRATSGNLSSMLADVLASRETEIGWINGSLVELAKQSGIDVPAHRWIIRMVEGMIVKER
- a CDS encoding PhoH family protein, with translation MKKIFVLDTNVLLHDPNSIFSFKENEVIIPAVVLEEIDNKKRNADEIGRNARTVSRLLDGLRERGHLHSGVELEHGGKLKVELNHRSFIKVQEMFGEVSTDNRILAVALNYLQEENEKADPRPVVLVSKDVLVRIKADVLGITPEDYLSDRTGDLNELYAGYQTLPVHPALIDEYYSNRSLSVKQLQLSYPLYPHEFIILKDEIGSGKSALLKVSGDASRLEPLYLGNDPVWGISARNAQQRMALELLLNEEIPLVTITGKAGTGKTLMALAAGLFKVEDEHKYKKLLIARPVVPMGKDIGYLPGEKDEKLRPWMQPIYDNLEFLFDTKKAGDIDKILMGLGSIQVEALTYIRGRSIPGQFIIIDEAQNLSRHEVKTIVSRAGEGSKVILMGDPEQIDHPYLDAASNGLSYIVEKFKQQGISGHITLEKGERSRLAQLAADLL
- a CDS encoding DUF3397 domain-containing protein, translated to MEWLRNSLIVLSILPVLPFLLVYFISVAMGRDKKPALQLAMDVTTVFLLFSVSALFNIIFHSGFGFYLILLLVLIAAGLIGGAQNRLKGKVDGKRLLRAVWRLGFLFMGTGYVLFMVVGMIKYILQVMS
- a CDS encoding DUF2626 family protein, which codes for MARMFRVLGFFTLTIGLMAFAGDMVEMALLFFLQTAFFVIMGYMKFTEKTYILLFWGYMIVTFTGFSYWTIFEMGLPL
- a CDS encoding RsfA family transcriptional regulator, encoding MTAIRQDAWSEEDDLILAEVTLRHIREGSTQLAAFEEVGERIGRTSAACGFRWNSSVRKSYEEAISIAKGQRQKRSYLKKQTSSRGAQVAGFIIGDGDEVYGSEGAENSLSIDAVIRFLRQWKGTYQEAGRQLKMLERDLRDKEEELSELRAENERLSKEVNTAQSDYRVVNDDYKALIQIMDRARRLAFLSEEEEEIKNRFKMDANGNLERIE
- a CDS encoding peptide ABC transporter substrate-binding protein translates to MKKSKSLLLLFALVLVIGTVLAGCGGGNNAATNTGNAEGNTPAATDGSASGEKLAADQTLKINLSAEPPTFDPALAQDSQANTVLKTMYEGLTRMNDETGQAEQGIAEKWDVSADGLVYTFHLRDAKWSNGDPVTSGDFVRAWKRVLDPAAAEAAPYAYQLYYLKNAQEYYDKKITDFNQVGVKAVDDKTLEVTLAAPTPYFLGLLSFYTYYPVHKSVEGNAKWATNKDTMVVNGPFTLTEWTTGQTLQVTKNENYWDKDSIKLSKIDFSLVNSSATELSAYESGQLDYAGAPNGEIPTEQLPIVQQKYPDEFQRKGIASVYYYEFNVTEKPFNNVKIRKALAMTIDRQILIDKVTLGGQLPAFGYVPPGIAGADGEYRTAIKDSYFTEDDAQAKTLLAEGLQEEGLTKLPAFTLSYNTSEGHKKIALAIADMWKNALGIDVKLENQEWATFIENRQHQNFQVARAGWTADYNDPMTFLDMWVTKGGNNDTGYANPEYDKLIADAKATDDLAVRQEKFAAAEKMIIQDDMILIPIYYYTNNTLIKPYLKGITHDFSGAVDLTHAYLLEH